TCTCGAGCGTGTCGGTTGGACGGTGATAGTTTGGATTACGGAAGTTCGCGGTGTCGGTCAGCATGACGGCAGGAAAGCCCTGTTCCCAGAACGACGTGTGGTCGCTCCGTCTGGTGTCCGGGAGCTTTTCTCCATTGCCCGGCACGACCAACGGTACAATCGGAAGATGTAACTTCATGGCTTGGGCAACAGAACTGGTTAGCAGGTGTGATCGTTCATTGCCGATGACGGCCAAAAAATTTCCCGTTGTGGGTACTGCGATTGGAATGCCAGGAGGGATTTTCTGTGAATTGGGTTGATGGCTTGCATAGCCGACACATTCCAAGACGATGGCTCCATGGATGGTTTCACCATTCTTTTGTAAAAGAGAGGTGTACGCCCGGCTACCAAGAAGGTCTTCTTCCTCTAAGTTAAACGCGATGAAGCGGATCGGTCTGGCTAATCTCATGGTTCTGACTTGGCGAGCCACGTGAAGTATGACGGCGAGCGCGCTGGCATTATCGTCAGCACCTGGAGACCCTTCAACAGTATCAAAGTGTGCGGCAAGGATCAGCGGTGGTGCAGCTGGTGACGCCTCACGCTCAGGAAACACCGTGCCGATCACATTGTGTGAAGTGCCACTCAAGGCT
The Candidatus Nitrospira nitrosa DNA segment above includes these coding regions:
- a CDS encoding M28 family peptidase, giving the protein MPIDRHQLREDLQALVGERHPLTSPSRLRQTEAYLHRRFSEAGLTVTTQSFPALSGTSHNVIGTVFPEREASPAAPPLILAAHFDTVEGSPGADDNASALAVILHVARQVRTMRLARPIRFIAFNLEEEDLLGSRAYTSLLQKNGETIHGAIVLECVGYASHQPNSQKIPPGIPIAVPTTGNFLAVIGNERSHLLTSSVAQAMKLHLPIVPLVVPGNGEKLPDTRRSDHTSFWEQGFPAVMLTDTANFRNPNYHRPTDTLETLNLDFIAAVADGVTAAISTTASSS